One Spinacia oleracea cultivar Varoflay chromosome 4, BTI_SOV_V1, whole genome shotgun sequence DNA segment encodes these proteins:
- the LOC110793980 gene encoding vacuolar protein sorting-associated protein 32 homolog 2-like: MNLNQLEQVASVGSQMKLASVQLQCSSLDLELVMRKLLILHYRNIDDVDQTMDEINKQTDNLRQTQEALASPIGGAADFDEDELEAKLEELEGVELEEQLLQPAITAPIAPIKAIRT, from the exons ATGAACTTAAACCAACTAGAACAAGTAGCTAGTGTTGGTTCTCAAATGAAACTAGCTAGTGTTCAACTGCAATGTTCATCTCTTGATTTGGAACTGGTTATGAGAAAGTTGCTCATTTTACATTACAGGAATATTGATGACGTGGACCAGACAATGGATGAGATCAACAAGCAGACCGATAATTTAAGACAGACACAGGAGGCACTAGCTTCTCCTATTGGTGGTGCAGCTGATTTTGATGAG GATGAATTGGAAGCCAAGCTTGAAGAACTTGAAGGAGTTGAGTTGGAAGAACAACTTCTGCAACCAGCTATCACTGCCCCTATAGCACCAATTAAGGCCATCCGAACTTAA